The nucleotide sequence TGCGGTTTCAAGGAAACTGTTACTTCAGAGTTAGGTGCAATGCTCCTTATTGCATAATCGCTGAGCAAGAACTTGCCCTTTAGCTCTGGAGACAACATGAGTCGTATGTTCTGCAAAGGCTCATTGCTTTCGTTTCTGATAGTTATATGTGGGCTGGATGTTGATTCTGAGCCATCTGCTTTTGGACCACTTGCAGTGACCGAATATGCAGGGTTAACATATGCGTCCAAGGATCCTTTACTTAACGTGAATGAACCAAGTACACTGGAACCTAATGTTTCAGTTGGCACCTTGACTGAACTAGAAAATTCTGCCATATTGTTGTTATAGTCCCTAGCAACTATCTTGAAGAAAACTTCCTCCAAGCCCAGAGCCGGTGAAGGTATTATGCCCTTCCACCACAAGGAGCTGCCTTCATAGCGGATCATTGGATACACGGTGCTACGAATCACAATGTTAGCATCTTTGACCCCAACATTATCATGTATTTCAGCATATACTGTAAGGCTACCAGAAACAATATGCACTTCGCCAAACTTGGGTGGTTCGTCATCATAGTTGGAACCATTAGGATCTCCAAAGGCAAAGAACCTACCACGAAATTCGGTCTTTACACCATTGCCACCGCCGGAACCGTCTTGATCCGATACGTTCTGAACTGTTATGTTGACTGTGTCTGGAGCGCTGTTATTTGTGCCATCGTTGACTATGAGCTGGAATGTTAGTACAGTATCTACAGTAACTAACGGGGCAGTGAATGTTGGGTTGGCTGTGTTTGCACCTGATAATGCTACAGCTGGGCCAGCAGTCTGAGTCCAGGAGAATGTTAGCGGACCTAATTCAGGGTCAAAGCTGGCAGAGCCATCCAGTGTGACTAGAGTTCCTTCGACAACTGTTTGGTCAGGACCAGCGTTTGCTACTGGTGGGTTGTTTGCGCCTGATACGTTCTGAACTGTTATGTTGACTGTGTCTGGAGCGCTGTTATTTGTGCCATCGTTGACTATGAGCTGGAATGTTAGTACAGTATCTACAGTAACTAACGGGGCAGTGAATGTTGGGTTGGCTGTGTTTGCACCTGATAATGCTACAGCTGGGCCAGCAGTCTGAGTCCAAGAGAATGTTAGCGGACCTAATTCAGGGTCAAAGCTGGCAGAGCCATCCAGTGTGACTAGAGTTCCTTCGACAACTGTTTGGTCAGGACCAGCGTTTGCTACTGGTGGGTTGTTTGCCGGAGGTGGAGGAGGAGATGCATCGTCAAACACCTGTATACGGTTGTTACCATTATCAGCTACATAGACTCTGTTTGATGAATCTACGTCTATACCTACTGGATTATCGAACTGGCCGTCGGCAGAGCCAAATGAACCCCACTTTGTGAGGAAGGTGCCGGTGCTGGTGAACTTTTGGATGCGGTTGTTGCCACTATCACTTGCATAGATGTTGTTGGATGAGTCGATGGCTATACCAGTCAAGTACGAGAATTGGCCATTGCCAGTACCAGATGAACCCCACTTTGTGAGGAAGGTGCCGGTGCTGGTGAACTTTTGGATGCGGTGGTTATCGCGGTCAGCTACATACACATTGCCGGAAGAGTCAATCGCTACGCCGCTTGGGTTATTGAACTGGCCATCGGCAGAGCCAAATGAACCCCACTTTGTGAGGAAGGTGCCGGTGCTGGTGAACTTTTGGATGCGGTGGTTATCGCGGTCAGCTACATACACATTGCCGGAAGAGTCAATCGCTATATCAGCTGGTCCACTGAACTGACCATTGCCAGTACCTGATGAACCCCACTTTGTGAGGAAGGTGCCGGTGCTGGTGAACTTTTGGATGCGGTTGTTGTTGGTATCAGCTACATACACATTGCCAGAAGAGTCAACCGCTACGCCAAGGGGCAAGGAGAACTGACCATTGCCAGTACCTGATGAACCCCACTTTGTGAGGAAGGTGCCGGTGCTGGTGAACTTTTGGATGCGGTTGTTGTTGGTATCAGCTACATACACATTGCCAGAAGAGTCAACCGCTACGCCGCTTGGTGCCCTGAACTGGCCGTCGGCAGAGCCAAATGAACCCCACTTTGTGAGGAATGATACTGCATCAACCAACGTTGCAGTACTCATTATAACAATAAGCGTAACAGCAAGTAGTGTCTTCCTCATACCACCCACTCCAAGTCGTAACATCTTTTGTTATGCAAAGAGTAACAACCAGTCAATCCTGAATCAAGAAAATCAACGAGCTCACACTTTGCACACACATGTGATTCCAGAATTTTCCACGCCATGCTGCGAGAATCACCAGCATGCAATTGACTAGGCATTTTATTCTCGCCCATCAAGCAGCATATACAATTGCACATTTGCTTTGAAAGCCGAATATAAAATTATTAAGTTTGTGAAACAAGGTTTACATGTATGAATCCTATAGTTTGAATTATGTATGTCATCAAATGTATAATTTACTTTACTTTCTACAGATCCGCAACTGTCATTATCAAAAGCACTAACCATACGGCCACTTATGTCAGGTAAGATACAGACTTTATCTTACATTACTAGAACCTGTTATTCAAACACAGATTGAATCTCTTTATAATAGTTCAATTTCATTTCTGCGCCAAAAATATTACGATGAATTTATGTGAGCCAACATTAATTTGAAAAATATTGTTCAGAGCTCAAGCGGTCATCGAATTGAACCAAATCGTACTATGAACGGTTCAATGTGATCCTCTAGAAGCACCTTACCTTCATTTGATAGTACCTTATAGAAAATGCGACTAACTTCGTCATTAACGTTGAAGAGGAATTTGGCCTTCTGACCCGCGTTAATGGGATTATTGATTGTACTAAGAAGAACGCCATTCTCCTTAACTTCTGACACATTCCAACGCAATTTTGTCTTAAGTATGTGCATGCTTGTTTCATTGACTTTCAATTCAATGCCATATACGGATATGTCATTAGACACATTCTTTATGACGATCTGTAGGAGATTATCACGTTGTTTTGATGAGACCAACATGGAATTATTGTTCTGATGCGCTTCCGAGCCGTTTTCTCCATACTTGATAATTTCACTGGGTTTTGGCTCAGAAATTACAAACTGATCTGACTGAACGTAAAGGTAGAAAGAGGACGGTTTGGTTGCTACTGGTACGGGAATCTCGAGCGAAAACTGCCTTTTCTGACCAGGGTTCAATTCTTTTGGCTGTGCGTCAAGTGTAGAGAAACCCCCTACACCAACTAACAGACCGTTAGAATCGTAAAGAGACGCCATAACTTGTGTATGGGTGCTTCTAACATTTCCCACATTCTCTAATTCACCGTTTATTTGCCAAAAAACATATTTCGATAGAGGTGTGGACTTTGATAGTTGCAACAGTTTAGCGGAATTCACCTGAAGAGCCGCTACATATGCATCTGAATAAGTGTAGCTTAAAGATAATTCATAGGAACCTATGCTTTCCTTTGCAACGCTTGGAAGATTGAACTCTATGGTAAATGGAACTCTTGCGTTAGAAGATAATTTAGTAGGTGCAGCAGATAGGAAGTTTCTCACATTCTGGTCAATCGTTGAGATTGTCTTAGAGTCTCTATCTTTCAGTACTGCATGAACTATAATTCCAGTTATAGGTTGTTCAGAACCGTTTGAGATCTCCCCTAATATCTTGAAGGTTCTTGATGATGACTCCCAGTATGCGTTATGCTTGCTGATACTTACCGAATCCTTGCCTGTCACCAGCCCTTTTATAGGTGAAGATACGGGTACAAACTTTCCGGTTGTGAGGTATGACATGGTAATATCATCGTATATGAACATGAATGGCCCTACTTGATTTCCAACATTAAATGCAATCTTTCCCCTTACCTGATGGCCAGGCAAAAGGGTACCCGATAAGATCTTTGGGTCAACCTCAGCGTCAAGTGCTGGACCAAATACAAGACCAGTACTATCTTTTAGATACATGTAAAGAGCGTTATAATTCACTAACATATGCCCTTCATTGCGAATAGATATATCTAGAATGTATTGATCTTTGGTTAATGTCTCGTTGTAAATCTTTACCTTGATTCTAGAGTCTGATACCTCAAGCCCCATGTTTCTACCTAATCTCCATTCGCCTCTAGGAGGTGTATCTGCAGGGATCTTTGCTGACGATAAATCTATCAAAAACGAGGAACCTCTTGGTTCATTATAGATTAGTTGAGTCGCGTTTTGTGCCTTGGGTATAGTAAATACCAGCATTCCGTGTATTATATCACGTATAGGCGTTCTAGCTGCCATTATAGTTGATTCTGTTAGATTTGCACGATGATGCTTGCCCGATGAATCTACTAACGAAAAGAAAAAGATATCGACGCATAAGCGAGGTGCTGTATGTATGTTCTTGCAAATCAATTCTACACTGATCACCTTATCCTCCGCATTAGGAATTTCTGATGAAATTACTTTGCTAACATAAAGTTCCCTAACGTCGTCAACCATTGTCTCTCCAATCCTAGATGATTCGGCTAGCGCTGTTCCATGAATGGTACTGAATAGTAGAGATAAGGATAGCAACAATGATAAAATGGTAACCTTGCATGGTCTAGACAAGACGAAGTTTGTTCTACCATTTAATTAAACAGTTTTATGCAACTAATGAATGCCAACATGTGTTACGTAACGGCTGAATAGAAACTTTCGCTATGGAAATAAGACCAACTTAATTATGTAGCATATAAACAGAAACTGGTGTTACATAATGCAGGAAGAGCCAAGCATATAAAATCAATGCTGTATTTTGTGTGCTAATGAAGAGTTTAAGCTTGATAGGTATTATCCTTTTTTCACTACCAGTAAGTGCTCTGGCACAGCCTACTATTCAGATAATAGAAGATGGCAAAGATATAATCATTGAAACTGATATGAAGATAAACTTGGTTCTGATCGGAGATACCTGGTCTGAAGATGATAAAAGTGAATTGACTAACTTGCTTTTGCGATCATATGTACCTATGATTTCAGCGGAAGGCAGACCAGCGGGCGTTCATTACAATTTTACATATAATTTCAAGAGCGTATCTAAACAGACCGCAGACGAGCTCTTTGAATTCATCAACTCTATTGCAGTGGAGAATTCCATGCCATCATCAATGGAACGATGGGTTACTGCACAACAACCAGACTCGGGGAAAAAAATTGTTTACAAATTAATTGATGCCTTTCGCGTTGAGGGATGGCTTGCGCAACTTAATGAGGAGCATGGATATACGATATTCTTCCTTAAACCATCCAGACAGCAATTGGGCTACCTGCATACTTATACGGCTCTTACCCGTGACCCTGATACTGGCAGGATGTTTGTACAGGAGGGCATGATGGGGTTTGGAGGCAAGCATCGATTGTATTTTATTGATCTGACAGCAGGTCCATGGGTATATCCATTCATACGCATATCAGAAACAAATGCAATTTGGGAATTTCATGGCAACATAAATGACCTAAATACAAAACAAGAGTATTACAGGCTACTTTCAGATTATGTAAACGAGGCAATAATGTTGCGCTTCACGCCTAGCTACCTCTATGCACCAACATATAGCAAAGACTACAGAATGGAGATATTCCTGATTGATATGACCTCTGGTCGTACATTTCATGACATATCCGCAAATTACATAAGCAGAGATGTGATAGAGGGGGCATTTGCTAAGCTTATTCCATATTCAGATTGGAAAAGCAGCGTTACAGGTCACATGTTCGACTCTTTACCAAGAGAATTGCAACGGGCAGTACTCAGATCCCTAACATTCCATGATGTTGGAGATGGACATAGTGTAACATTGGTCAAGAGTGCGGATCTAATTACAGAACTTGAGAGATGGGTAAAGAATAACGGTGCAGGAGAGTTAGGGTCAGAACAAAAAAGGAGTCAAGGAACAGTTGTGGTGCCGATAATTCTTTTTGTGTTCGATACAGATGGATACGTGGATGAAATTCCCATTGCAGGGATGGCAATTCCTGATGCTAACAATGGGACACTGCCTTGCTGTGCATTGGTAGCCATTGGTAAGCATGCCTTAACAGATTATGGTACAGGGTTGTCAGTGCTTACCATTCATGAAATGGGGCATGTGATCGGACTAAGACACCCGCATGACGGATACAGCGAAGAGAAGGGCGAGTTTAACCGATGGTTCTTCGATTGGAGCTATACACCTATGACTTATGCTTCTCCTGCAACGCTGGGTTGTGGTCTGCCTAATGAGAGGTGTGGGTTAGTAGTTACTGAGTTTGGTAGGTTTGATATCGATGCTATAGATAGGGGAGTGGTCCTTTATCTTTTGCGCCAGACACAGACACATGTACGTGATGCATTGCAGCAACTGCAAGCTAAAGGGTATACTATAGATGACTTGCCCTCAATTGAAAACAAATTATTCAGTATGGATGAAGATGTGCAAAGATCCAAAATGCATTTTGAGCAAATGAATTACTTCAATTTCACAGGTTTCAAGACTAGCACAGTACACTCTCTGGATGACGCTTTTGATTACGCTCTAAGCGCGTTGCAAAAATCACAATTACTTGAAGACGAAGTAGAACAGTTAAGCAACAAAAGAGTCGGTGTTGTAATGCAAGGAACGGAGACTTTACATGTTTCCAAGCCGTTGTTTGTGGACGAAAATGGCATGGAATCAGAAATCCAAGAAATTGCTGAACCTATAACGATTAAATCGATTATTTCTAATGCAAACCATGAAGCAATAAGATTTTCAACCATAATCCAGATTAAGGATCGGGAAGGCTATACAATTGCAATAAAAACGTTGAATGAACTTTCTGTAGTTCCTAACGAAAAAATTGAAGCTTCCATGACGTGGACATTTGATAACATAGGCGATTATGTAGTAGAGGTGTTTGTTTGGACTGGATTTGACGATCCGTTGCCACTTTCGCCCGTTAATAGATCTACCATCACTTTGGTTGACTAGATATTCTCCAGCTAATTACATCCATATGGTACCAATAACGTGCTACGAACATGAGCAGTCATTTGTGATTCATAGATAGCATCTATAAATTGGAATTGGGTAAATTGATATTAGAATTAGTGATACGAGTAAGTT is from Nitrososphaerales archaeon and encodes:
- a CDS encoding 6-bladed beta-propeller translates to MRKTLLAVTLIVIMSTATLVDAVSFLTKWGSFGSADGQFRAPSGVAVDSSGNVYVADTNNNRIQKFTSTGTFLTKWGSSGTGNGQFSLPLGVAVDSSGNVYVADTNNNRIQKFTSTGTFLTKWGSSGTGNGQFSGPADIAIDSSGNVYVADRDNHRIQKFTSTGTFLTKWGSFGSADGQFNNPSGVAIDSSGNVYVADRDNHRIQKFTSTGTFLTKWGSSGTGNGQFSYLTGIAIDSSNNIYASDSGNNRIQKFTSTGTFLTKWGSFGSADGQFDNPVGIDVDSSNRVYVADNGNNRIQVFDDASPPPPPANNPPVANAGPDQTVVEGTLVTLDGSASFDPELGPLTFSWTQTAGPAVALSGANTANPTFTAPLVTVDTVLTFQLIVNDGTNNSAPDTVNITVQNVSGANNPPVANAGPDQTVVEGTLVTLDGSASFDPELGPLTFSWTQTAGPAVALSGANTANPTFTAPLVTVDTVLTFQLIVNDGTNNSAPDTVNITVQNVSDQDGSGGGNGVKTEFRGRFFAFGDPNGSNYDDEPPKFGEVHIVSGSLTVYAEIHDNVGVKDANIVIRSTVYPMIRYEGSSLWWKGIIPSPALGLEEVFFKIVARDYNNNMAEFSSSVKVPTETLGSSVLGSFTLSKGSLDAYVNPAYSVTASGPKADGSESTSSPHITIRNESNEPLQNIRLMLSPELKGKFLLSDYAIRSIAPNSEVTVSLKPHGNPDVDAMKRPIPYNGQVFVSVNNQTPQILNLSGEIPNESALLQSIFMKIVSSKAEERYRSVVMPDERISQSTALDVTLASGETAIRSASEEIIITNTSDRQLKNLRIITSALSDHFLPDQNNIISLPAGSFVKIKLVSKIDNAVSSPKDLHGELLIVPENGSPVTIPVEIGKKIEPEKGSMIELRTVDGNDTVRSTADTIVIRNDGEETLSNVRIILPRELTRVFSLSEDSFKSIEPKSERVVQLQMRGTSMSHIKEMLNNYLGNIHLVSSNGVNKMMPVSMMWTSISSEHFTIYTRDDSKEISKAVHVINFLENSYADTVAIVGEPKGKTVIYLTSSLAELKMLSNGSESTYVSDQDIAFVWSKSEDINVLALREFVHRAVIQNHASYMLQQKLTANEGNWLIEGLTDYITTTVVGERGMIKSQVDAFVSEPVSFEWYGAATEAQQGGSYTLFRFLTDKYGNDIIGRILHYMGSGMTDSQKCNTNEQCIVIRAVYDANGLNINDKRHTVSFSHILNQWNDHIRANYLSHGSEYDTDQPLVRETRNFTRPFE
- a CDS encoding DUF4352 domain-containing protein, with amino-acid sequence MSRPCKVTILSLLLSLSLLFSTIHGTALAESSRIGETMVDDVRELYVSKVISSEIPNAEDKVISVELICKNIHTAPRLCVDIFFFSLVDSSGKHHRANLTESTIMAARTPIRDIIHGMLVFTIPKAQNATQLIYNEPRGSSFLIDLSSAKIPADTPPRGEWRLGRNMGLEVSDSRIKVKIYNETLTKDQYILDISIRNEGHMLVNYNALYMYLKDSTGLVFGPALDAEVDPKILSGTLLPGHQVRGKIAFNVGNQVGPFMFIYDDITMSYLTTGKFVPVSSPIKGLVTGKDSVSISKHNAYWESSSRTFKILGEISNGSEQPITGIIVHAVLKDRDSKTISTIDQNVRNFLSAAPTKLSSNARVPFTIEFNLPSVAKESIGSYELSLSYTYSDAYVAALQVNSAKLLQLSKSTPLSKYVFWQINGELENVGNVRSTHTQVMASLYDSNGLLVGVGGFSTLDAQPKELNPGQKRQFSLEIPVPVATKPSSFYLYVQSDQFVISEPKPSEIIKYGENGSEAHQNNNSMLVSSKQRDNLLQIVIKNVSNDISVYGIELKVNETSMHILKTKLRWNVSEVKENGVLLSTINNPINAGQKAKFLFNVNDEVSRIFYKVLSNEGKVLLEDHIEPFIVRFGSIR